The following are encoded together in the Kingella negevensis genome:
- a CDS encoding NAD(P)H-hydrate dehydratase, which translates to MFNTVPPRVADYVAYAKANFPFLLQARPDDCHKGTFGTVGVLGGSEGMAGAALLAGTAALFSGCGKSIVAFNQAHLPMAVYPTRPELILDIAAHAVKRTDITTWAIGCGLGQTELAARALHALWNSTHPQLVLDADALHLLIEYPQFFPHTKRADLVLTPHPGEAAHLLNISVNQVQSNRAWAAREIAVRYRCWVVLKGHNTVISSARGFMHENTSGNAGLATAGSGDVLAGVIASFLAQGIEAEKAIPAAVWLHGAAAEILVAAQVGPIGLLANELNDAIRWLRNRLVAGM; encoded by the coding sequence ATGTTTAACACCGTTCCGCCACGAGTTGCCGACTATGTTGCCTATGCAAAAGCAAATTTCCCTTTCTTGCTACAAGCGCGCCCAGATGATTGCCATAAAGGCACATTTGGCACGGTTGGCGTATTAGGTGGTTCAGAAGGCATGGCAGGTGCAGCCTTATTAGCAGGCACAGCCGCATTGTTTTCAGGCTGCGGTAAAAGCATCGTCGCATTCAATCAAGCGCATTTGCCAATGGCAGTTTATCCCACTCGCCCCGAATTGATTTTGGACATTGCTGCACACGCCGTAAAACGTACCGACATCACCACTTGGGCGATTGGCTGCGGCTTGGGTCAAACCGAATTAGCCGCCCGCGCATTACACGCCTTGTGGAACAGCACACACCCGCAATTAGTGTTAGACGCAGATGCGCTGCATTTATTGATAGAGTACCCACAATTTTTCCCACACACCAAGCGCGCTGACTTGGTTTTGACACCACACCCAGGCGAGGCTGCTCATTTGCTGAATATCAGCGTGAACCAAGTGCAAAGCAACCGCGCTTGGGCGGCGCGTGAAATTGCCGTACGTTATCGCTGCTGGGTGGTATTGAAAGGTCATAACACCGTGATTTCATCAGCGCGCGGTTTTATGCATGAAAACACCAGCGGCAATGCAGGTTTGGCAACAGCGGGTAGCGGCGACGTGTTGGCTGGCGTAATTGCAAGTTTCTTGGCGCAAGGTATTGAAGCTGAAAAAGCGATTCCAGCAGCCGTTTGGTTGCATGGTGCGGCGGCTGAAATTTTGGTGGCTGCGCAAGTGGGTCCAATCGGTTTGTTGGCAAATGAATTGAATGACGCGATTCGTTGGTTACGTAACCGATTAGTGGCGGGAATGTAA
- a CDS encoding 1-acylglycerol-3-phosphate O-acyltransferase, translating into MRVKNSILTRLARIFHLLGWLYQTGKRLRSLDNATQEQREHALSEMGADCLKVLNVRVDVNRSQPENTQQRGLLVVANHVSWLDIFVISMLYPSSFIAMKEIRTWPVIGRMVSNAGAVYIDRSSRKDIDVINASISQVLEQNGNVCFFPEARTTLGNGILPLKAALFQAALNSNAPVQPLALRYYDEDVRTSAVSFAGVNLIRSLWQIVSIPHIKIKVDIGAHILPASLPEPDRFLMKDKVQEYLSPIVLSDSPAPELILPENAA; encoded by the coding sequence ATGAGAGTAAAAAACAGTATTTTGACGCGATTGGCGCGCATTTTTCATTTGTTGGGTTGGTTGTATCAAACGGGTAAACGCTTGCGCAGTTTGGATAACGCGACGCAAGAGCAGCGTGAACATGCGTTGAGTGAAATGGGTGCGGATTGTTTGAAAGTGTTGAATGTGCGTGTGGACGTGAACCGTTCGCAGCCTGAAAATACGCAGCAGCGTGGTTTGTTGGTGGTAGCGAATCATGTTTCTTGGCTGGATATTTTTGTGATTTCCATGCTGTATCCGTCTAGTTTTATTGCGATGAAAGAAATTCGCACGTGGCCTGTGATTGGGCGCATGGTGAGCAACGCAGGCGCGGTGTATATTGACCGCAGTTCACGCAAGGATATTGATGTGATTAACGCGTCTATTTCGCAAGTGTTGGAGCAAAATGGCAATGTGTGCTTTTTCCCTGAGGCGCGGACGACTTTGGGTAATGGTATTTTGCCGTTGAAAGCGGCTTTGTTTCAGGCTGCGTTAAATAGCAATGCGCCTGTGCAGCCGTTGGCGTTGCGTTATTATGATGAAGACGTGCGCACGTCTGCGGTGTCGTTTGCTGGCGTGAATTTGATTCGCTCGCTGTGGCAGATTGTGTCTATTCCGCATATTAAAATTAAGGTGGATATTGGGGCGCATATTTTGCCAGCCAGTTTGCCTGAACCTGACCGCTTTTTGATGAAAGATAAAGTGCAGGAATATTTGTCGCCGATTGTGTTGTCGGATAGTCCAGCGCCTGAGTTGATTTTGCCTGAGAATGCAGCCTGA